GGTGCTGCTAAGTGCCGGCTGGTTGGCGGGTAAAACTCGCACGCCAAAACCAAATCCGGATTCAATGAACCTGTACGGGTTTGCTCAGATTCCGGTGGCATGGAAGGGGCGAGCTCAACCGGTGGATTCGTTCGCTCGCACACAACTATTGATGACGTCACACAAGTCGACCTTCCGAGGCGAACTTAGCGCGGGCGAACTGGATCACCCGGAAAAGCGGGAAGAGATTCTGGCAGCAGTGGCCAAGTACTGGCCTTCGGTAGATGCCGAGGAACTCGAAGATTTTTCCGGTGAATACAACGACTGGATCGAACGCATCATGAAGGACACGTCGTCAGGACGGGAAGCGGTCGAGGAACGGATGCGGGACATCATGGTGGAACGCATGCCAGCCGTACGCTGGTTTCTGGACGTGGCCGCTCGGCCCGAACTGGCCAAGCGACATCGCATCATCAAGATCGACGATGACCAGGTGCTGTCTCTCCTGGGGCTCGAAAAACGAGCCGGGCTGACGTATTCCGTTGACGAAGTTCAGGAGAATCTGGAAGAGCTGCAGGATATCAATCGCGAAGGTCTGAAGCTGGAGATGGCGGATCAACAGCACCGCATGACTCAGCTGCAACGCCGCGTCGTGGAACTGTTCCGCACGGTCGGTCGAGTTGATTCTTTGCAGAATATTTTCCTTGTCCGTGATTCCGAAAGCCTGCTGGATTCCGTGGTCAAAGCCTGGTGGGTGTTGAATCGCCTGGGCGACAGTCCTGCAATTATGGCTGTGCCGACCGGTTCGGAGAACGAACAACGAAGTTGGGAAACATTGATTGCGGCGAGTGCTTTGCGGAACGTGTCAAAGGAATTTCGCGATGCCGATTTGGACAGTCGTGATCAGGTTGAAAACTATGTGAGCAACGTGCTGCCACGCAAACTAGTGACGGACGCGGTGGCTGGCAGCGTGGCGATTCTGAAGTCGTCCGAAGCTGCGAAGGCCAAAGACGCGGGCGAAGAGATGGCTGCCGACGCGGTGACAACGAAGGCAAAAGCCGCTGCGGAATCGATGGAAGATCCGTTCCTGAAGAAGGTGCTGACCATCATCGGCGATGCCGAACCTGAGGAAACGGCTGAACAGATGCTGGCCGATGTGTCTGACGATGAGGTTCGGCAGATTGCCAGCGAACGCATTTCGTCTGAGATGTTCCAGGTGTTTGAAGAACTGCGTCAGAACGGTTCGGATAAGCGTCTGGCGACAATTCGCACCAACCTGCAGGCCGTCGGCGGCGACGACGAAGCGGAGTTGGCAGTCAGGATGAACAGTGAATTGCTCAAGGTCGTGCTGGACGATCTGGACAAACGCGTGGGTGGTCTGATCTACGGTGACGATGGCTTCGAAGCGTTCGAGCAGGGTTCCGAATCGATGATCAACATTCTGACCGCATGGCGCGAAGGCGATGTGCAATCCTTTAACAGCAACGTGTCAGAATACCGCGAATATCTGTCCGCTCATCCGTTGCCACACGTCAATGCGTCACTGGTTAGCGAAGAAGCGTTCTTCAATTACTTCGAACCATTCATGAAGGCGATTTATCTGTATCTGCCGGTGATGGTGTTGTCATTCTTAAGCTGGATCGTGTGGCCGAAGACGTTGCGGCGCAGTGCATTTTGGTTGATGGGGCTGGCGTTCGTTGTACACACGGTGGCGCTATTGATGCGCATGCATATTTCCGGGCGTCCACCGGTGACGAATCTATATTCTTCGGCCATCTTCATTGGCTGGGCCGTAGTCGGCGCCGGGTTCTTTGTCGAGAAGCTATTGAAAAACGGCATCGGCAATATTCTGGGCGCGTCGGTTGGCATGGCGACGCTGGTGATCGCTCATTATCTCGCTCGTGATGAAGGCGACACGATGGGCGTTATGCAGGCGGTGCTGGACACGACCTTCTGGCTGGCGACTCATGTGGTCTGTATCACGCTGGGGTACGCGGCCACGTTTTTAGCAGGAGCGATGGCAATCGCATACTGCTTTATGGCGAACTTCGGCGGCCCCAAAGCCAAGGCCGATCTGCCGAAGCTTGGCAAGATGATTTACGGCGTGCTGTGCTTCGCCGTGTTCTTCAGTCTGGTCGGAACGGTTCTCGGCGGACTGTGGGCCGACGATTCATGGGGCCGTTTTTGGGGCTGGGATCCGAAGGAAAACGGAGCGATGCTGATCGTGATGTGGAACGCATTGATCCTGCACGCTCGCTGGGACAAGATGATCCGCGACTACGGCACGGCTGTGCTGGCAATGTTCGGCAACATCGTGACGGCGTGGAGCTGGTTTGGCGTGAACGAACTGAAAGCCGGTCTGCACACCTACGGCTTCACCGAAGGCCGGTTGCTGGCTTTGTTGGTGTTCATGTCACTGCAGACCATCATCATTGCCGGTGCCATGATTCCGGCGATTGGCAAGTCGGCGAATGACAGGATTGAACCGGTGTAGCGGTCGTGGTGTTTTCTGGCCGTTCTTTCGGGCAGTCGCCTGACTCACGCGAGTCAGGCTTTTAACTACGCGGCCACTGTGAAGACCCACAGGATCCCCAGCCACACAATTCCCAAAGCGTGCCAGAACCACGCGGCAAAGGCGACGCCGAAATAGTATTCGTGGTCATAGCGGTCGTAAAACGATGCCAGCGTAACCCACATCAGGACAGACTGGGCGATCAGGAAATGCATCGCATGCATCGCCACAAACATGAACACGAACCCGTGCGTGTTCAGTTGTGAAGTTTGCTGAACTGTCGTGCCCTTCAGGAAACTCCACATTCCGAACGACTGGACTCCTACAAACAGCGTTGCGAAACCCAAAGCCAGAAGAAGGGCTCGTCGAAATCTGGCCTGACGCTCGACCTTCACGTTTGTCAAAGCGGCGTGAAGGAACCAGCTTCCCAGCAACAAAAACACGGTGCAGAATTGGAAGGCGGCAGGCAGTCGCAGGCGGTCACTGGGCGGTGGGGCTTTGAATATCAATGCCAGTGACCACGCCACAGCGATGCAGACCGCAACTTGAAGAACTGTCGCCAGGAAGAAGCGACGAACCATCAGGCTTTGGTTTTCTGCCCAGCGTGAAGACATATGTCGGGGCCACAAAATCGGGGCTGTGGACTTGCCAGATGAGATGTTCCGGCAAGAATGAGAACATTCGCGACGGGCGAATTGGCGGAGTCCGGACACCGATGTTCACATTGTAGTGATCACCTCCGAGTTTGTCCGGCGTTTTTAGCACAGGAGAAACCCAGAATGAAACTGTTTAGTCTTGCGGCTCTGACCGCACTTATGATTGCAGGAGCAAACGGCATGGCGGACGATGAGAAGCAGGAAGCGAAGACACCAGATTCCGTCCACGACTTCAAAGTGAAATCGCTCGACGGCAAAGAGGTGGAACTGGAAAAGTACAAGGGCAAAGTGCTGCTGGTGGTGAATGTGGCCAGCCAGTGCGGAGCAACACCGCAATACACTCAGTTGCAGGAACTGCACGACAAGTACGCGGACAAAGGGTTGGTTGTCATGGGCTTTCCATGCAATCAGTTTGGAGCTCAGGAACCCGGCAGTGCGGAAGAGATCAAGGAATTTTGCTCAACGAAGTACCGAGTCAAGTTTCCGATGTTTTCGAAGATCGACGTCAACGGCGACGAACAGGCACCGATCTATGATTTTCTGAAGAGTAACTCAGACGATCACACAAACATCGGCTGGAACTTCGAGAAATTCATCGTCAGCAAAGATGGCAAAGTGGCCGCTCGGTTCAAAACGCGAACCAAACCAAATGCTCCAGAGGTATTGAAGATTCTCGAAGAGGAACTGGCGAAGTAAGTCTTGTGTTGCACGCAGAATGAATCTGTATGAGGCCGAGGGCAAGCGGGCCCTCGGCTTTCTTTATGCGCTGCACGTTTGGCGATGAACTCGAATTACGACACATCGCCGGCCTATCGCAAGTGCCGCGACTGGTTCACTGCATTCAGCAGCTTGTCGATATCCTCTTGTGAATTGTAAAGATGAGCTGATACACGCAGGAAGCGTCGCCCATTCCAGGCGGCGACCGGAAGTTCGATGCCGTGTTCATCGCGAAGTTCCAACTGTAATGGATCCGGATGCCCGTGGTAGCCGGGTTTCCAGTCGGCCGGTTGAGGCAATTCGACGGCGCACATACTGACAACGTCGGCTTCGGTCGACGTGCAAAACGGACCAATGCCGTCCATGGCCAGAAGTTCTCGACGAGCATGGCAGATCAGCTTGTGGGCGTGCTGGCGGAACGTGTCGAGGCCGAGTTCACTAAAGAATTCGATGGCGGCAGGAATGGAGAGTAACGGCGCGGGGTCTCGCGTTCCCAGCCAGTTGATGCGGTCCTGCCAGCACGATGGTCGACCGGCAATCGAACCACCCCAGCTTGTGATCGGGCAACGGATCTTGCCGTGGTGTTTTGGGTGAGCCCACAGAAAACCGCTACCGAACGGAGCACACAGCCATTTGTGACAGCTGGCACAATAGTAGTCACAGCCGATATCGTCCAGATGGACGTCGAGCATCGCGATGGCATGCGGGCCGTCGATCGCCGTCAGGATGCCGTATCGTTTCGCAAGTTGGCAGATGGCTTTCACGGGCAGAATGGCAGCCGTCGGCGATGTGACATGACTGATGACAATCATCTTCGTGTTGTCGCTGATGGCGTTTTCAAGGGCCGTGACGATGCCTTCGTCGTCCAGCGGGAACGGCAGTTGAGCGGTGATGATTTTGGCGCCGGTCTGCTGACTTTTGTGGTTCCAGATGTTGCGGACGGCTCCGTATTCGTGATCGGTCAGCAGCACTTCGTCGCCCGGCTTCAGGTCGACGCTTTCGGCAACGATGTTCATCGCGACGGTAGCGTTGTCGACCAAAGCCAGACGAGCGGCTTTTGTGTGCAGGAATTTTGCCAGGTGTTCGGCGGCGACGTGCAGTTCGGCTTCCATGTCCTGGCAGAAGAATCGCATCGGCTGGCGTTCCAGCCTTGCGGACCACTCTTCACGTGCTTTGCGTACCGCGATCGGCGAAGGACCAAATGAGCCGTGATTTAGGTATGTAGTTGATGGATCAAGATTCCAGTGGTCGGCGTGTGGCATGGAGTTTCCCTGGCCTGAATTTTCAGAGTCGTGCAGTTTCGCTTTTCTGGATTTGGTCGTGTGCGAAGCCACGTTTGAATCGTCGCTTGTCTGCCTGCGAATCACTGGCGATTCGGTGCTTGCTTGGTGTTGCGCGTACCTGCGGCCGGACGCCGCTATGTCAGGTGAATCTTCTTCCACTTCCCGGACAGGAATCGCCACAACATCGCGGACCCCATCAGCATGATGTGAGCGGTACACGTCAGCCACAGGTGCTGAATGGTGGCTCCTTCGCTGCGAACGATCAACCATGCCGGCAACGTCATAACAAACCAGCTCGAAAGCATCGTGATCAGCATCGGAAACAACGTGTCTCCTGCCCCCCGCAGCGCGGACGCAAAGACGACTGCAAGAGCATCGAAGATCGAATAAATGGCGACAAACGTCAGTAAGCGACTCGCCGCCGGAAGGATGCTCTCAATGCTGGGCCCGGAATCGGAGTTAGGATCGGTGAACGCCAGGAACGGTTGCAGACAGGTTTCTGGAAAGAACACCAGCAAAACAGCAGCGACACCCGTCCACACGATGCCCATTCGAATTGCGTTCCACGTCGTGCGAATCGCGGCGCTTTGCAGATTGGCTCCGATGTGATGTCCCACCAGCGTTTGAACGGCCGTCCCGAAGCCGAGCAGTGGAACAAAGATGACAGCGTTGACGCTGAATGCCAGATTTGTGGCGGCCATATCGTCGCGACTTAGACTTCCCACGATAAACAGAAATGCGAGGAAGCCTGAGTTGTCAACAAAGTAGTGCAGTCCGCTGGGGACGCCAAACTTCAGGTACTTTTTGAGTATCTGGGCGTCGGGTTTCCAGGTCGATCGCAGTGGGTATTCGCTGCGTCGACTGTGCAGATAGATCAGCACTGAGAACATTGCGATGTCGCAGCAGCGAGCCAGCAAGGTTCCCACCGCCGCTCCGGTGATGCCCATTTCCGGCAGGCCCCAGTTGCCGAAGATGAGTGCGTAATCCAGCACGACGTTGATCATCACGCTAATGATATTCACCCACATGACGATCGCTGTCTTCTGGCGACCGCTGAAAAAACAACTGAGGGCATTGGATAGCAGCAGCAGCACACTGCCGCCGCACAGCGTGTTGAAGTAGGCGGTTTCCTGAGCCACCATGGTTTCGCTGTGCCCGGCCAGCGTGAACAGTGGTTGCGCAAACGGCAGGAACGCGATCAGGAGCAGTCCAGAAACAATCGCCAGCCAGATGCACTGCCACAGTGACGCCGCCAGTTCGCGAGGCTTGTTGGCACCGTCAAACTGGGCGATAAACGTATTCGCATACAGGATTGTTCCCAGAGGAATGCACACGACCGTCCAGTGCAACATGCCGGCGGGCATTACGGCGGCGATAACGTCCAGTGCCGTGCCGGGGGGAGCGTCGCTGGGGCTGTATCCAGCCAGCATGACGCGATCGGCAAGGTTCATCAGCGAATGCGAACCAGCACTGATGATCAGCGGCAGCGAAACAACAAACAGCTCGCGAAAACTGCCGGGGTGATGATGAGCGGTGGGCATTTGAGGTGGTTTAGGGAACTCCGTTATTGGATCCGGTTGGGTGGGCTTCAGTGGCTTGTAGGACGCGGTGTGTCTCTACAGACCTTGCGGCGGTCAACAGAGAATGGTGCCGGTATTCGGCAAGAATACGGGGCGAATGGATCAACAGGGGGCACGTTTGGGGGGACGGAACATTAACCGGACGTTTCGCCACTCACAAACATGCCAGCCACTGCCATGCCTGCCCACACCAGCAACAGTCCGGCAAACACGTTCACGCTAAGATTGGCGAGTGCTGCCCGGACACGCCCACTTTGCAGCAGGATCAGAGAATCCAGGGCGAATGTGGAAAATGTGGTCAATGATCCCAACAGGCCGGTGATCAAAAGGCGTTGCATCACGGGCGACACGTGCGACGTTTTCAGGACCAGCGTCCAGAGGATCCCGATGGCAAAGCAACCGAGCAGGTTGACGGCGATCGTTGCCACAAATGCAAGTTCAGTACCAACCGTCTTCACGATGGCGGCGGACGTGTAAAACCGCAGCAGAGCTCCAGCGAAGCCACCAATGCCGACGGCGATGGGGAGGGATAGATTCATGAGCAGATCGTGTCGCCTGACTCCAATGATTCGAGCGGTTTCGATTCATGTAAACGTTGCCGCGCCAATTGTGATACCTGAGGAACCTGGCGGAGAATGATCTTTCAGCGGGATGCGACTCGGTGATCATCGACGCCCTGAACTCGACTTCGGCGAACCAACGCACATCGCGATTTTCCGATTCGACTTGCCAGCCTCCGTCGAATGGTCTCGACTTAGAACGGCTTCGCAAATTTCCACAGGTGGCCATCGCTGCGAATGTATAAAGCGTCGTCGGCAGCGGCCGGGCTGCTGAGAATTGTTTCGCCGAGGTCCAGTTCCGAAACGATTTCGCCTTTGTCTTTCGACGGCTTGACCACAAACGCTTTTCCTTCTTCATTAAAGAAGAACAGGTGACCATTGGATGCCAGAGGAGTGCCACTGAACTTCCCCTTCAGCCGCAGTTGCCACAGACGCTTGCCGGTTTCAGCATCGCCCGCCGAAAGAGCTCCGGACGAATTCACGACAAACGCCATGCCATCCAGTACGACCGGACTGGAAGTTGACGGCGACAGGTTCGAAGCGTTCCAACCTTCTTCGATGGATTTTCCATCTGCCGTTGGTTTGACGGTCGTGAGTCCATGCGACGGAATGAAGACTGTGCCGTCGATCACCGACGATGAAGAAATCGTGGACGCTCCATTATCAAATTCCCACAGTGTGTCTCCGGTTTCCGGGTCCACGGCCGTCAGTCCTTTCGATGATTGCAGCAGCGCCAATGTCGGTTCGTCATTGGTGCCGGGCAGCAGCGTGGGCGAACTCCAGTTGGCTTTGCGAGGGCGTTCGATTTTCCATTTGGTTTCGCCGGTTTCGGCATCAATGCCGACGGCGAATGCTTCGGCATCACTTTCGACCTGAGCGATCACGGTACCGTCGATGACCAGCAGTGACGACGCCATTCCGATGCTGTTACTGGCGTTTGGAAATTCTTCGCCAAGTCCTCGGTACCACAGCAGGTTGCCTGCGAGGTCCGTGCAGATCAGGTCGTTGCTGGAATAAAACGCAAACACTCGTTCGCCGTCACTGGCGGGGGTTGGAGTGGCCACGCACATTTTGTCGTGACAGCCCGTTCGCCCGGTTGCCTGGAATTGACGCTCCCACTGCGTTTCTCCGGTGGACGAGTCGAAGCTGATGATATGCAGGCGATCCTGTGAGTACCCGGAACTGGCGGTCAGATAGATCTGTTCGCCAACCGCGATCGGGCTGGATACGCCTCGCCCCGGCAGTTGCACCTTCCACGCCACGCTGCCGCCGCTAAGCTCCGTCGGCACGGTCTCGCCAGTGGCAACGGAGTTGGCAAGGTTGCCCCGAAATTGTCGCCAGTCACCGGCGGTTGTGGAACTGGTCACCATTGTTGCTGTAGTGGCGCACAGAAGTGTCAGAATGAAAAGGTGTCTCACGTTTAAGTCCCTTGTGTGATCTAAAGCGTCGCTCAAACCTGCCGCTGTTCGGCTTTGCAGAGTGCGTCAATTTACGGCCGATCCCGTATTGTCGCACACTCGAAGTTGAAACTGGTATCGCTGCGCCCAGTCCTGGTCCTGCTCATTCTGGCAGATCTTTAGCAGGATTGTGTTGGGACCTGATTGCAGTTTTACGGGCACTCGATACTGGTCCATGCTGGTGCCTCGGTGATACTCTTCTCGCCCGAACACCAGTTCTCCGTTCACCCACAGCTTCCACGCGTTCGGCGTACCCAGCCGAATTTCGGCGGACTGTTCCTTGTCGCTTTCAAAGGTTGTGGTGGCGTACATCACCGAACCCTTGTAGTTCTCGATCTGCCTGGCGATATCCACCATTCCAAAATCGTTATCGGTTTCGACTTCGCCCCACTTCACTTTGCCGAGCTGGCCGTCATATTCGGCATCCAGATCGACCGACTTTTCGGGAGGGTATTCGACGGGAAAGCCCTGCATGTCTTTGTTATCGAACGGCCCGATGATCTTCCATGCTGCCAGAAATCCGAAGTGCTTTTGAATGTCCACCTCTTCGCCAGCACTTCTCAGAGCTTTGGCGATGGTCTTGACCTGGTCTTCATGGACGGCTCCGGTCATGGCCTTGCGATACGTGGCCGTGGCGGCTTCGCCTTGCAGCGACTTGGCTTT
This DNA window, taken from Fuerstiella marisgermanici, encodes the following:
- the ccsA gene encoding cytochrome c biogenesis protein CcsA → MSSTALPGDLSSRERASAGEDSITAFTWKCIYALASLKLTCVMFLLGMFVVFVGSLAQARRDVWLVVGQYFRTYVAWIDVADFFPPSMFPSLVDYDWNSLGALRMIPFPGGWTIGWIMLANLTAAHLLRFKIRAVGGKFAAGIGIAALGILLTAAVVITGNQQTGVEHGDSVLSPMQIWYLMLGVLGVASVVPLAVAFTKSSVSKPERILLGVIGVLLGGVLAYFVIGGEDARLNLSSMRILWQLLKGTACAVVMLIGSNLLFGKRGGIVLLHVGVALLMFSELQVGFYAKENMLTLQEGQTSSFMRDTRERELAIVHRDGDEEHVTAIPEARLVAAGEATDAEDKIIPLKDLPFVVRVESFLRNSRLRPMLPDDDKQATSGLGTFAAPVEIDPVTGMDDSHDMSSLRITLLDAESGKELDTLLCAQDVSEMRSVPIAEQATVGDDDYQFYLRFQRNYKDYEVELLDVSRTNYVGSATPRDYRSKIVIRDSETGEAEEYALWMNNPLRYKGETFYQSGYNELPNGTEMTTLSVVRNTGWMLPYIACMIVAVGMFAQFGQTLGRYLSRLDRTGDPSPRPVVDGGASSLPEGIRGSSASEAAAVALAKVAAKENEEPEQKSIWPIVVPIFLVLLSAGWLAGKTRTPKPNPDSMNLYGFAQIPVAWKGRAQPVDSFARTQLLMTSHKSTFRGELSAGELDHPEKREEILAAVAKYWPSVDAEELEDFSGEYNDWIERIMKDTSSGREAVEERMRDIMVERMPAVRWFLDVAARPELAKRHRIIKIDDDQVLSLLGLEKRAGLTYSVDEVQENLEELQDINREGLKLEMADQQHRMTQLQRRVVELFRTVGRVDSLQNIFLVRDSESLLDSVVKAWWVLNRLGDSPAIMAVPTGSENEQRSWETLIAASALRNVSKEFRDADLDSRDQVENYVSNVLPRKLVTDAVAGSVAILKSSEAAKAKDAGEEMAADAVTTKAKAAAESMEDPFLKKVLTIIGDAEPEETAEQMLADVSDDEVRQIASERISSEMFQVFEELRQNGSDKRLATIRTNLQAVGGDDEAELAVRMNSELLKVVLDDLDKRVGGLIYGDDGFEAFEQGSESMINILTAWREGDVQSFNSNVSEYREYLSAHPLPHVNASLVSEEAFFNYFEPFMKAIYLYLPVMVLSFLSWIVWPKTLRRSAFWLMGLAFVVHTVALLMRMHISGRPPVTNLYSSAIFIGWAVVGAGFFVEKLLKNGIGNILGASVGMATLVIAHYLARDEGDTMGVMQAVLDTTFWLATHVVCITLGYAATFLAGAMAIAYCFMANFGGPKAKADLPKLGKMIYGVLCFAVFFSLVGTVLGGLWADDSWGRFWGWDPKENGAMLIVMWNALILHARWDKMIRDYGTAVLAMFGNIVTAWSWFGVNELKAGLHTYGFTEGRLLALLVFMSLQTIIIAGAMIPAIGKSANDRIEPV
- a CDS encoding glutathione peroxidase; amino-acid sequence: MKLFSLAALTALMIAGANGMADDEKQEAKTPDSVHDFKVKSLDGKEVELEKYKGKVLLVVNVASQCGATPQYTQLQELHDKYADKGLVVMGFPCNQFGAQEPGSAEEIKEFCSTKYRVKFPMFSKIDVNGDEQAPIYDFLKSNSDDHTNIGWNFEKFIVSKDGKVAARFKTRTKPNAPEVLKILEEELAK
- a CDS encoding aminotransferase class V-fold PLP-dependent enzyme, with the protein product MPHADHWNLDPSTTYLNHGSFGPSPIAVRKAREEWSARLERQPMRFFCQDMEAELHVAAEHLAKFLHTKAARLALVDNATVAMNIVAESVDLKPGDEVLLTDHEYGAVRNIWNHKSQQTGAKIITAQLPFPLDDEGIVTALENAISDNTKMIVISHVTSPTAAILPVKAICQLAKRYGILTAIDGPHAIAMLDVHLDDIGCDYYCASCHKWLCAPFGSGFLWAHPKHHGKIRCPITSWGGSIAGRPSCWQDRINWLGTRDPAPLLSIPAAIEFFSELGLDTFRQHAHKLICHARRELLAMDGIGPFCTSTEADVVSMCAVELPQPADWKPGYHGHPDPLQLELRDEHGIELPVAAWNGRRFLRVSAHLYNSQEDIDKLLNAVNQSRHLR
- a CDS encoding MATE family efflux transporter, which codes for MPTAHHHPGSFRELFVVSLPLIISAGSHSLMNLADRVMLAGYSPSDAPPGTALDVIAAVMPAGMLHWTVVCIPLGTILYANTFIAQFDGANKPRELAASLWQCIWLAIVSGLLLIAFLPFAQPLFTLAGHSETMVAQETAYFNTLCGGSVLLLLSNALSCFFSGRQKTAIVMWVNIISVMINVVLDYALIFGNWGLPEMGITGAAVGTLLARCCDIAMFSVLIYLHSRRSEYPLRSTWKPDAQILKKYLKFGVPSGLHYFVDNSGFLAFLFIVGSLSRDDMAATNLAFSVNAVIFVPLLGFGTAVQTLVGHHIGANLQSAAIRTTWNAIRMGIVWTGVAAVLLVFFPETCLQPFLAFTDPNSDSGPSIESILPAASRLLTFVAIYSIFDALAVVFASALRGAGDTLFPMLITMLSSWFVMTLPAWLIVRSEGATIQHLWLTCTAHIMLMGSAMLWRFLSGKWKKIHLT
- the crcB gene encoding fluoride efflux transporter CrcB, whose protein sequence is MNLSLPIAVGIGGFAGALLRFYTSAAIVKTVGTELAFVATIAVNLLGCFAIGILWTLVLKTSHVSPVMQRLLITGLLGSLTTFSTFALDSLILLQSGRVRAALANLSVNVFAGLLLVWAGMAVAGMFVSGETSG
- a CDS encoding PQQ-binding-like beta-propeller repeat protein, with the protein product MRHLFILTLLCATTATMVTSSTTAGDWRQFRGNLANSVATGETVPTELSGGSVAWKVQLPGRGVSSPIAVGEQIYLTASSGYSQDRLHIISFDSSTGETQWERQFQATGRTGCHDKMCVATPTPASDGERVFAFYSSNDLICTDLAGNLLWYRGLGEEFPNASNSIGMASSLLVIDGTVIAQVESDAEAFAVGIDAETGETKWKIERPRKANWSSPTLLPGTNDEPTLALLQSSKGLTAVDPETGDTLWEFDNGASTISSSSVIDGTVFIPSHGLTTVKPTADGKSIEEGWNASNLSPSTSSPVVLDGMAFVVNSSGALSAGDAETGKRLWQLRLKGKFSGTPLASNGHLFFFNEEGKAFVVKPSKDKGEIVSELDLGETILSSPAAADDALYIRSDGHLWKFAKPF